One Qipengyuania gaetbuli genomic region harbors:
- a CDS encoding sigma-54-dependent transcriptional regulator produces MATQDGRLLLLIDDEPAQSRLVTALAAREGWRTIVVETCEEAHEALTSKEGTQIAAVLLDQWVPGEDACDFIRNLKSAWPNLPVMMLTASTSPLLAVEAMRAGATDYLIKPIAPERLLSALRSATRREAPKDELQPMTEKLSQVLDFDAMVGTAAPFRTALAKAATAARGHGHVLVEGETGTGKEMLLRAMHNGSTRAKAPMRLVNCAGLPGNSLESLLFGHEKGAFPGAFDKQVGLLQHCDGGTLMLDEIDRMDLAIQERLAETLETGIVRPTGATHGFRIDVRVFGASDLELDEPVEAGEFSAALRDKLSATRIYLPPLRDRLGDIPALTRYFLSRIAEQPGLKHHSIADSGLSLLEAYDWPGNVRQLQAVLFRAAVFCDGEALTAESFPQLSELLGDNPLRGESRARGVGVLLYTNDGNLRPLEEIEADIIRLAIGHYRGRMTEVARRLGIGRSTLYRKLSELGIDNAA; encoded by the coding sequence ATGGCGACACAGGACGGCCGCCTCCTGCTGCTGATCGACGACGAACCGGCACAGAGCCGGCTCGTAACGGCGCTTGCTGCCCGCGAGGGATGGCGCACCATCGTGGTCGAAACCTGCGAGGAAGCGCACGAGGCGCTGACTTCGAAGGAAGGCACGCAGATCGCCGCAGTCCTCCTCGACCAGTGGGTCCCGGGCGAGGATGCGTGCGATTTCATCCGCAACCTCAAGTCCGCCTGGCCCAACCTGCCGGTCATGATGCTGACCGCCAGCACTTCGCCGCTGCTCGCTGTGGAAGCGATGCGCGCCGGTGCGACCGATTATCTGATCAAGCCGATCGCGCCCGAACGCCTGCTTTCGGCCTTGCGCAGCGCAACCCGCCGCGAAGCGCCGAAGGATGAGCTGCAGCCGATGACGGAAAAGCTGTCGCAGGTCCTCGATTTCGACGCGATGGTCGGCACTGCCGCTCCTTTCCGCACCGCGCTGGCCAAGGCCGCAACCGCTGCGCGCGGCCATGGCCATGTCCTCGTCGAGGGTGAAACCGGCACGGGCAAGGAAATGCTCCTGCGCGCGATGCACAATGGTTCGACCCGTGCGAAGGCGCCGATGCGGCTGGTCAATTGCGCCGGCCTGCCGGGCAATTCGCTCGAGTCGCTGTTGTTCGGCCACGAGAAGGGCGCCTTCCCTGGCGCATTCGACAAGCAGGTCGGCCTGCTGCAGCATTGCGACGGCGGCACGCTCATGCTCGACGAGATCGACCGCATGGACCTCGCCATCCAGGAACGGCTGGCGGAAACGCTGGAGACCGGCATCGTGCGCCCCACCGGCGCCACCCACGGCTTCCGCATCGACGTGCGGGTCTTCGGGGCGAGCGACCTCGAACTGGACGAGCCGGTAGAGGCCGGCGAATTCTCCGCTGCGCTGCGGGACAAGCTGTCAGCCACCCGCATCTACTTGCCGCCGCTGCGCGATAGGCTGGGCGATATCCCTGCCCTCACCCGCTATTTCCTGTCGCGCATCGCGGAACAGCCGGGCCTCAAGCATCATTCCATCGCCGACAGCGGTCTTTCGCTGCTTGAAGCCTATGACTGGCCGGGCAATGTTCGCCAGCTGCAGGCGGTGCTCTTCCGTGCCGCTGTCTTCTGCGACGGCGAGGCGCTGACTGCGGAAAGCTTCCCGCAGCTGTCCGAACTGCTCGGCGACAATCCCTTGCGCGGCGAGAGCCGGGCGCGCGGGGTCGGCGTGCTGCTCTACACCAACGACGGCAATTTGCGCCCGCTGGAGGAAATCGAGGCCGACATCATCCGCCTCGCCATCGGGCACTATCGCGGCCGTATGACCGAAGTCGCCCGCCGCCTCGGCATCGGGCGCTCGACACTTTATCGCAAGCTGAGCGAACTCGGCATCGACAACGCGGCCTGA
- a CDS encoding site-specific DNA-methyltransferase — translation MGVIETTKSRARRIEKEAELPLELPRGELPVGRILDGDCVEAMRSIPTASIDLVFADPPYNLQLGGDLNRPDGSHVDAVTDDWDKFDTFAAYDEFTRAWLTEAKRILKPDGALWVIGSYHNIYRVGAILQDLGFWILNDIVWRKSNPMPNFKGTRFTNAHETLIWASQGEKAKYHFNYRAMKTLNDELQMRSDWVLPICNGAERLKEGGAKVHPTQKPESLLYRVLLSTTEKGDVVLDPFFGTGTTGAVAKRLGRQWIGCEREGVYRNAALKRIEKELPLDESALTTMQSKRSAPKVAFGALVENGFITPGTQVFDKKRRWVATVRADGSLAYEKQTGSIHGLGKELQGAPSCNGWTFWHYENGGEVKPIDAARQLYLLAVED, via the coding sequence ATGGGGGTCATCGAGACCACGAAATCGCGCGCCCGGCGCATCGAGAAAGAAGCGGAACTTCCGCTCGAATTGCCGCGTGGCGAGTTGCCGGTGGGCCGCATCCTCGACGGGGATTGCGTGGAAGCCATGCGCTCGATCCCGACCGCCTCGATCGACCTCGTCTTTGCCGACCCGCCCTACAACCTCCAGCTGGGCGGGGACCTCAACCGGCCCGACGGCAGCCATGTCGATGCCGTGACCGACGACTGGGACAAGTTCGATACCTTCGCTGCCTATGACGAGTTCACCCGTGCCTGGCTGACCGAGGCGAAGCGCATCCTCAAGCCCGACGGCGCGCTGTGGGTGATCGGCAGCTATCACAATATCTACCGCGTCGGCGCGATCCTTCAGGACCTGGGCTTCTGGATTCTCAACGACATCGTTTGGCGTAAGTCGAACCCGATGCCCAATTTCAAGGGCACCCGTTTCACCAATGCGCATGAAACGCTGATCTGGGCGAGCCAGGGCGAAAAGGCGAAATACCACTTCAACTACCGCGCGATGAAGACTCTGAACGACGAGCTTCAGATGCGCAGCGACTGGGTGCTGCCGATCTGCAACGGCGCGGAACGATTGAAGGAAGGCGGGGCCAAGGTCCACCCGACGCAGAAGCCCGAAAGCCTGCTTTACCGCGTGCTGCTGTCGACCACGGAAAAGGGTGACGTCGTGCTCGACCCCTTTTTCGGCACCGGTACGACCGGTGCGGTGGCCAAGCGCCTCGGTCGCCAGTGGATCGGCTGCGAGCGCGAAGGCGTCTATCGCAATGCCGCGCTGAAGCGGATTGAGAAGGAACTGCCGCTCGACGAAAGCGCGCTGACCACCATGCAGTCGAAGCGTTCGGCACCCAAGGTCGCTTTCGGCGCGCTGGTCGAAAACGGCTTCATCACGCCCGGCACGCAGGTGTTCGACAAGAAGCGCCGCTGGGTCGCCACCGTGCGCGCCGACGGCTCGCTCGCCTACGAGAAGCAGACCGGCAGCATCCACGGCCTCGGCAAGGAACTGCAGGGCGCGCCTAGCTGCAACGGCTGGACCTTCTGGCATTACGAGAACGGCGGCGAGGTGAAGCCCATCGACGCCGCGCGCCAGCTGTATTTGCTGGCAGTCGAGGACTAG
- a CDS encoding flavin-containing monooxygenase, producing the protein MTKPTHVDVLIVGAGISGIGSAYHLQDQCPGKSYAVLEMKDTFGGTWETHKYPGVRSDSDLYTFGYRFKPWIGAPIASAEEILKYMGEVIEENGIGEHIRYGHRIDRCSFSRETDLWTVEATRLSDGESVVFTCSFLWMCQGYYDHKTPYIPPEWQDKGLSDFKGDFVHAQQWDPDYDYTGKRVLVIGSGATAATVVPAFAEKAEHVTMLQRSPTYFFCSENKNELADRLREIGVDEPTVHRVVRQQIMFDQDMLTKRCLEEPDAVFEELKELVRAFTGKPDFEFEPHFTPKYRVWQQRLAFCPEGDVFRCAVEGKLTVVTDTIDRFTEKGVMTSSGEEIEVDLIVAATGFQLSVMGNIPFFVDGKPVDWHDTVTYRGMMFTGVPNMVWVFGYFRASWTLRVDMLGDFVCSLLKHMDGKSARRVEVQFRPEDEGMELLPWIEADNFNPGYLMRGLDQMPRRGDKPEWRHNQDYWREREEIPAISLDGPEFAYSSGAGVAGAVEAEAIG; encoded by the coding sequence ATGACCAAACCGACGCATGTCGACGTGCTGATCGTCGGGGCGGGGATCTCCGGGATCGGTTCGGCCTACCACCTGCAGGACCAGTGCCCGGGCAAGAGCTATGCGGTCCTCGAGATGAAGGACACGTTCGGCGGCACCTGGGAGACGCATAAATATCCCGGCGTGCGCTCGGACAGCGATCTCTACACCTTCGGATACCGCTTCAAGCCGTGGATCGGCGCGCCGATCGCCAGTGCGGAAGAAATCCTCAAGTACATGGGCGAGGTCATCGAGGAAAACGGCATCGGCGAACACATTCGCTACGGCCACCGGATCGACCGGTGTAGTTTCTCGCGCGAGACCGACCTGTGGACCGTCGAGGCGACCCGCCTCTCCGACGGCGAAAGCGTGGTCTTCACCTGCAGCTTCCTCTGGATGTGCCAGGGCTATTACGACCACAAGACGCCTTACATTCCGCCGGAATGGCAGGATAAGGGACTGTCCGACTTCAAGGGCGATTTCGTCCATGCCCAGCAGTGGGACCCGGACTACGACTACACGGGCAAGCGCGTTCTGGTGATCGGATCGGGCGCAACAGCCGCAACGGTCGTCCCTGCGTTCGCCGAGAAGGCGGAGCACGTCACCATGCTCCAGCGGTCCCCGACCTACTTCTTCTGTAGCGAGAACAAGAACGAGCTGGCCGACCGCCTGCGCGAGATCGGCGTCGACGAGCCAACAGTCCACCGCGTCGTGCGCCAGCAGATCATGTTCGACCAGGACATGCTGACGAAGCGCTGTCTCGAGGAGCCGGATGCCGTCTTCGAGGAACTGAAGGAACTGGTCCGCGCCTTTACCGGCAAGCCCGATTTCGAGTTCGAGCCGCATTTCACGCCCAAATACCGCGTGTGGCAGCAGCGCCTCGCCTTCTGTCCCGAAGGCGACGTTTTCCGATGCGCGGTCGAGGGCAAGCTGACCGTCGTCACCGATACGATCGACCGCTTCACCGAAAAGGGCGTCATGACGTCCTCGGGCGAGGAGATCGAAGTCGACCTGATCGTCGCTGCCACCGGATTCCAGTTGTCCGTGATGGGCAACATCCCCTTCTTCGTCGACGGGAAGCCGGTCGATTGGCACGACACGGTGACCTATCGCGGGATGATGTTCACCGGCGTGCCGAACATGGTGTGGGTCTTCGGATATTTCCGCGCCAGCTGGACCTTGCGCGTCGACATGCTCGGCGATTTCGTTTGCTCGCTGCTCAAACACATGGACGGGAAAAGCGCACGCCGTGTGGAGGTGCAATTCCGGCCCGAAGACGAGGGCATGGAGCTCCTGCCGTGGATCGAGGCCGACAATTTCAACCCCGGCTACCTCATGCGCGGGCTCGACCAGATGCCGCGGCGCGGGGACAAGCCCGAGTGGCGGCACAACCAGGATTACTGGCGCGAGCGCGAGGAAATTCCCGCGATCAGCCTCGATGGCCCCGAGTTCGCCTACTCCAGTGGTGCAGGGGTGGCGGGCGCTGTCGAGGCCGAAGCCATCGGCTAG
- a CDS encoding aa3-type cytochrome c oxidase subunit IV, translated as MKAHSKTYGSFIGMLKWAVPVIVIITAIVVILISG; from the coding sequence ATGAAGGCCCATAGCAAGACCTATGGCTCCTTCATCGGCATGCTGAAGTGGGCGGTCCCCGTGATCGTCATCATCACGGCCATCGTCGTCATCTTGATTTCGGGCTGA
- a CDS encoding sulfotransferase family protein — protein sequence METAPSIQPGSLNREDYTALKVIGAGVGCTATFTMKFALEHIGYGPCFHMAELFADAPRQVPMWLEAINGRPDWDEIFDGFQSTVDYPSASYWRELADHYPDAKVILTVRDADSWFESVTETIFSEAMQGKAVGTPTGDMMKGTIFDHFHGGDIRDRAFMTKWFNDRNEAIIASLPAERLLVFHPKEGWEPLCRFLDVPVPPEPFPRVNSRDEITAANEQEGGMAKDDDSAESFGKSYIETLRAKAFAQ from the coding sequence TTGGAAACTGCCCCTTCCATTCAACCCGGGTCGCTCAACCGGGAGGACTACACGGCACTCAAGGTAATCGGCGCAGGTGTCGGATGCACCGCCACCTTCACGATGAAATTTGCGCTGGAGCACATCGGTTACGGCCCCTGTTTCCACATGGCGGAGCTTTTCGCCGACGCGCCCCGACAGGTGCCGATGTGGCTCGAAGCGATTAATGGCAGGCCTGACTGGGACGAGATTTTCGACGGTTTCCAATCGACCGTGGACTACCCTTCCGCTTCTTACTGGCGGGAACTGGCGGACCATTACCCAGACGCGAAAGTCATCCTGACCGTGCGCGATGCCGACAGCTGGTTCGAATCCGTGACCGAAACGATCTTCTCCGAAGCAATGCAGGGCAAGGCCGTGGGCACGCCAACGGGCGACATGATGAAGGGCACGATCTTCGACCACTTCCACGGCGGCGACATCCGCGACCGGGCCTTCATGACCAAGTGGTTCAACGACCGAAACGAGGCGATCATCGCCAGCCTGCCGGCCGAGCGCCTGCTCGTGTTCCACCCCAAGGAAGGATGGGAGCCGCTGTGCCGGTTCCTCGACGTGCCGGTCCCGCCCGAACCCTTCCCGCGCGTCAACAGCCGCGACGAGATCACGGCGGCGAACGAGCAGGAAGGCGGTATGGCCAAGGACGACGACTCTGCAGAAAGCTTCGGCAAGTCCTATATCGAGACGCTGCGCGCCAAGGCCTTCGCGCAGTAG
- a CDS encoding NAD(P) transhydrogenase subunit alpha, whose product MDFISILSIFVLACFVGYYVVWSVTPALHTPLMAVTNAISSVIIVGALIAAAEAGSPLAKWLGLAGVVLASVNIFGGFAVTERMLAMYKKKEKK is encoded by the coding sequence ATGGACTTCATTTCGATCCTGTCGATCTTCGTGCTGGCGTGTTTCGTCGGCTATTATGTGGTCTGGTCGGTCACGCCTGCGCTGCATACGCCGCTGATGGCGGTGACCAATGCGATTTCCTCGGTGATCATCGTTGGCGCGCTGATCGCGGCGGCGGAGGCGGGTAGCCCCCTGGCGAAATGGTTGGGCCTTGCGGGCGTCGTGCTCGCCAGCGTGAACATCTTCGGCGGCTTCGCTGTCACCGAGCGAATGCTGGCCATGTACAAGAAGAAGGAGAAGAAGTGA
- the folP gene encoding dihydropteroate synthase, with protein MTQHVYIRPIGLVPGPQSEHGNAIRLAGSMAYASRFAVILRRDGDIVERWLAAPDTMAQVLGALPDEVGADAEAQWANLTLAHPPLQLGPRSVALDQPQVMGILNVTPDSFSDGGRYLDDRAAGREHASAMVEAGAAIIDVGGESTRPGAKALWEGDEIERVLPAIEDCVAMGAAVSVDTRKAAVMEAALEAGAHLVNDVSGLAHDPRSAEVVAGAGCPVVLMHAPGAAGEDLHEGGDYDRVAFDVFDALRTRRDAALDAGIEARNILLDVGIGFGKSLGENLALVNALPLFHALGHPLLFGASRKRMIGALSKEAPADERLGGSIALALEAMRSGVQMVRVHDVAETVQARNVWRGLRDAALTDFSDLPG; from the coding sequence ATGACCCAACACGTCTATATCCGGCCCATCGGCCTTGTCCCCGGTCCCCAGAGCGAACACGGCAATGCCATCCGGCTGGCCGGTTCCATGGCCTATGCCAGCCGCTTCGCAGTCATCCTGCGGCGGGACGGGGATATCGTCGAACGCTGGCTCGCCGCGCCCGATACGATGGCGCAGGTGCTCGGCGCCCTGCCGGACGAGGTGGGGGCCGATGCTGAAGCGCAATGGGCGAACCTGACGCTGGCGCACCCGCCGCTGCAACTGGGGCCGCGCTCGGTCGCGCTCGACCAGCCGCAGGTCATGGGAATCCTCAATGTGACCCCCGACAGCTTCAGCGACGGTGGGCGCTATCTCGACGACCGCGCGGCAGGCCGCGAACATGCCTCCGCCATGGTCGAAGCGGGGGCGGCCATCATCGACGTGGGCGGCGAAAGCACGCGGCCGGGTGCCAAGGCCTTGTGGGAAGGCGACGAAATCGAACGCGTGCTCCCCGCTATCGAGGACTGCGTCGCCATGGGTGCGGCGGTCAGCGTGGACACGCGCAAGGCGGCAGTCATGGAAGCCGCGCTGGAAGCGGGCGCGCACCTCGTCAACGACGTCTCCGGCCTCGCGCACGATCCGCGCAGTGCAGAGGTGGTCGCGGGTGCCGGTTGCCCGGTCGTGCTGATGCATGCGCCGGGCGCTGCCGGAGAGGACCTCCACGAAGGCGGTGATTACGACCGCGTGGCCTTCGACGTGTTCGATGCCTTGCGCACCCGCCGCGATGCGGCGCTGGATGCGGGGATCGAGGCGCGCAACATCCTGCTCGATGTCGGTATCGGGTTCGGCAAGTCGTTGGGCGAAAACCTGGCGCTGGTGAATGCGCTGCCGCTGTTCCACGCGCTCGGCCACCCGCTGCTGTTCGGGGCGAGCCGCAAGCGGATGATCGGTGCGCTCAGCAAGGAAGCGCCTGCCGACGAACGGCTGGGTGGCAGTATCGCGCTGGCGCTGGAAGCCATGCGCAGCGGGGTGCAGATGGTGCGGGTGCACGACGTCGCCGAGACGGTGCAGGCCCGCAACGTCTGGCGCGGCCTGCGCGATGCGGCGCTGACGGACTTCTCTGACCTGCCGGGCTAG
- a CDS encoding ribonuclease HII, which yields MFSSSPEHGLGRAPLVVGVDEAGRGPLAGPVVAAAVVLCNPCPQGLDDSKKLSAARRSALEPQILDNCAWGLGVVDVEEIDRINIFQATMLAMTLAVSRLVKALGSEPEAILIDGNQTPHGRCADWRWPARAIVGGDGSEACISAASILAKEYRDRLMCEAAEAHPEYGWDRNKGYGSAQHMEALRVHGPTPLHRRSFAPISQMVLL from the coding sequence ATGTTTTCATCGTCTCCCGAACATGGTCTTGGCCGCGCACCGCTGGTCGTCGGGGTCGACGAGGCGGGTCGCGGGCCACTGGCTGGTCCCGTCGTCGCTGCCGCGGTGGTGCTTTGCAACCCCTGTCCGCAAGGCCTCGACGATTCCAAAAAGCTCAGTGCAGCGCGTCGTTCCGCACTGGAACCGCAAATTCTCGATAACTGTGCATGGGGATTGGGCGTGGTCGATGTCGAGGAGATCGACCGGATCAACATCTTCCAGGCGACCATGCTGGCGATGACGCTTGCCGTATCACGGCTGGTCAAGGCCCTCGGGAGCGAGCCCGAAGCAATTTTGATCGACGGCAACCAGACGCCGCACGGGCGCTGCGCGGACTGGCGCTGGCCTGCCCGCGCCATCGTCGGCGGCGACGGCTCCGAGGCTTGCATTTCGGCCGCCTCCATCCTTGCAAAGGAATACCGCGACCGCCTGATGTGCGAGGCGGCCGAGGCGCATCCCGAATATGGCTGGGACCGCAACAAGGGCTACGGTTCGGCCCAGCACATGGAAGCGTTGCGCGTCCATGGTCCGACGCCGCTCCACCGCCGCAGCTTTGCGCCGATCAGCCAGATGGTGCTGCTTTAG
- a CDS encoding NAD(P) transhydrogenase subunit alpha: MRIAVLAERANGESRVAITPETAKKFIALGAEVAVEEGAGVSASITDEAYREAGAQVVPAAQAVAGADIVLGVQAPDVALLSGAKPGAWVAATFDPYRETARVEAYAKTGLEALSMEFMPRITRAQSMDVLSSQSNLAGYKAVLASANEYGRAFPMMMTAAGTVQAAKVFVMGVGVAGLQAIATAKRLGAQVSATDVRSATKEQIQSLGAKPIFVESVAGIEGEGSGGYATEMSDEYKAAQAKLVSEHIAKQDIVITTALIPGRPAPLLVSDEQIASMKPGSVIFDLAVSQGGNVEGSKPDQVVEKHGVKIVGYSNTAGHLAADASALFARNLYNFLSAFWDKEQGKPVLDEEIGDAVRLTQDGKVVNERLATT; this comes from the coding sequence ATCCGCATCGCTGTCCTGGCAGAGCGGGCGAACGGCGAAAGCCGGGTCGCCATCACGCCGGAAACGGCGAAGAAATTCATCGCACTCGGGGCAGAAGTCGCAGTGGAGGAAGGCGCAGGGGTAAGCGCCTCCATCACCGACGAGGCCTATCGCGAAGCAGGGGCGCAGGTCGTACCCGCGGCCCAGGCGGTCGCGGGCGCGGACATCGTGCTCGGCGTGCAGGCGCCCGATGTGGCGCTGCTGTCCGGCGCGAAGCCTGGCGCGTGGGTCGCTGCGACCTTCGATCCCTATCGCGAAACCGCCCGGGTCGAGGCGTATGCCAAGACCGGGCTGGAAGCGCTGTCGATGGAATTTATGCCGCGTATCACGCGCGCGCAGAGCATGGACGTGCTCTCCAGCCAGTCGAACCTTGCCGGCTACAAGGCGGTGCTCGCCTCCGCCAACGAATATGGCCGCGCATTCCCGATGATGATGACCGCCGCCGGCACGGTGCAGGCAGCCAAGGTCTTCGTCATGGGGGTCGGCGTTGCCGGCCTGCAGGCTATCGCCACTGCCAAGCGGCTCGGCGCGCAGGTGTCCGCAACCGACGTGCGCAGCGCGACAAAGGAGCAGATCCAGTCGCTGGGTGCCAAGCCGATTTTCGTGGAGAGCGTTGCAGGGATCGAGGGCGAAGGCTCGGGCGGCTATGCCACCGAGATGAGCGACGAATACAAGGCCGCGCAGGCCAAGCTCGTGTCCGAACACATCGCCAAGCAGGACATCGTCATCACCACCGCGCTCATCCCGGGTCGTCCCGCTCCGCTGCTGGTCAGCGACGAGCAGATCGCCTCGATGAAGCCGGGTAGCGTGATTTTCGACCTCGCGGTGTCGCAAGGCGGCAACGTCGAGGGATCGAAGCCCGACCAGGTGGTCGAGAAGCACGGCGTAAAGATCGTCGGCTATTCGAACACTGCGGGCCATCTAGCCGCAGACGCATCGGCACTGTTCGCGCGCAACCTCTACAACTTCCTCTCAGCCTTCTGGGACAAGGAGCAGGGCAAACCCGTGCTCGACGAGGAAATTGGCGATGCCGTACGGCTGACGCAGGATGGCAAGGTCGTGAACGAGAGGCTGGCGACGACCTAA
- a CDS encoding P1 family peptidase — MRSAMRAIGSALLLCAAGTGAMNSAHAQQAGAPQVRARDLGVPFEGTPGPLNAITDVAGIEVGHTTLISGDGDLVVGKGPVRTGVTAILPRGKTYDPVFAGWYALNGNGELTGTTWVEESGWLEGPVMITNTHSVGTVRDATIEWAHKRRFFAPLAGEPDTFWMLPVVGETYDGDLSDINGFHVKKDHVFAALDNAAGGRVAEGNVGGGTGMITHGFKGGIGTSSRVVKAAGEDYTVGVLVQSNYGIRDTFMVAGVPVGREITDLTTTYGDHNQETGSIIIVVATDAPLLPHQLKRVAQRATMGIARNGSFASNGSGDIFIAFSTGNPGKWGREGSAELTSLSNDALSPIFRATVEATEEAVINALVAARTMTGINGNTAHALPHDRLRAVLRKYGRLVEPEAPDAK, encoded by the coding sequence ATGCGTTCTGCCATGCGAGCGATCGGCTCGGCGCTTCTGCTGTGCGCTGCCGGAACTGGCGCGATGAATAGCGCCCACGCACAGCAGGCGGGCGCTCCGCAGGTCCGCGCGAGGGACCTCGGCGTACCCTTCGAAGGCACTCCCGGACCGCTCAACGCCATCACCGATGTCGCCGGTATCGAGGTCGGGCACACCACGCTGATCTCCGGCGATGGCGATCTCGTCGTCGGAAAGGGACCGGTCCGCACCGGCGTCACGGCCATCCTGCCGCGCGGCAAGACCTATGATCCCGTATTCGCAGGCTGGTACGCGCTCAACGGCAATGGCGAGCTGACCGGCACCACCTGGGTCGAGGAATCGGGCTGGCTGGAAGGTCCGGTGATGATCACCAATACCCACAGCGTCGGCACCGTCCGCGATGCGACGATCGAATGGGCACACAAGCGCCGCTTCTTCGCCCCGCTCGCCGGCGAGCCCGACACCTTCTGGATGCTGCCCGTGGTCGGCGAGACCTATGACGGCGACCTCAGCGACATCAACGGCTTCCACGTCAAGAAGGACCACGTCTTCGCAGCGCTCGACAATGCGGCTGGCGGCCGCGTGGCCGAAGGCAATGTCGGCGGCGGCACCGGCATGATCACTCACGGCTTCAAGGGCGGCATCGGCACTTCCTCCCGCGTGGTCAAGGCAGCGGGAGAGGACTACACCGTCGGTGTGCTGGTGCAGTCGAATTACGGGATCAGGGACACCTTCATGGTGGCAGGCGTGCCGGTGGGCCGCGAGATTACCGACCTCACCACGACCTATGGCGATCACAACCAGGAAACCGGCTCGATCATCATCGTCGTCGCCACCGATGCGCCGCTGCTGCCGCACCAGTTGAAGCGCGTGGCCCAGCGCGCCACCATGGGCATCGCGCGCAACGGCTCCTTCGCTTCGAATGGTTCGGGCGACATCTTCATTGCCTTTTCCACCGGCAATCCCGGCAAGTGGGGCCGAGAAGGCAGCGCGGAACTGACCAGCCTTTCGAACGACGCGCTGAGCCCGATTTTCCGCGCCACGGTCGAAGCGACCGAGGAAGCGGTGATCAACGCGCTGGTCGCCGCGCGCACCATGACCGGGATCAACGGCAACACCGCCCACGCCCTGCCGCACGACCGGCTGCGCGCAGTACTGCGCAAATACGGGCGGCTGGTGGAGCCGGAAGCTCCAGACGCGAAGTAG
- a CDS encoding SDR family oxidoreductase, whose product MGKLTGMKCVVTGGARGIGRAVCAAFVAEGATVVLTDIDEEAGRKAAEELGCKWQHLDVSDETGWQALAERFPAIDVMVNNAGITGFEDGPPRPHDPEHATLEEWRRVNAVNMEGTFLGCRYAIGAMKAKGTGSIINMSSRSGVVGIPGAAAYAASKAGIRNHSKSVALYCAQQGWQIRCNSVQPAAVMTPMWEALLGDGPGLEERKAAMVKDTPLKRFGTVEEVAALCVYLASPESAYMTGAELTLDGGLLAGSAASPGD is encoded by the coding sequence ATGGGAAAACTCACCGGAATGAAATGCGTCGTCACCGGCGGCGCGCGAGGTATCGGCAGGGCTGTCTGCGCAGCTTTCGTTGCCGAAGGCGCGACGGTCGTGCTGACCGATATAGACGAGGAAGCCGGTAGGAAAGCTGCCGAAGAACTCGGCTGCAAGTGGCAGCATCTCGACGTGTCCGACGAGACCGGCTGGCAGGCGCTGGCCGAACGCTTCCCGGCCATCGATGTGATGGTCAACAACGCGGGCATCACCGGTTTCGAGGACGGCCCGCCCCGCCCTCACGATCCCGAGCACGCAACGCTTGAGGAATGGCGACGCGTCAACGCCGTCAACATGGAAGGCACCTTCCTCGGCTGCCGCTATGCCATCGGTGCGATGAAGGCGAAGGGCACCGGCTCGATCATCAACATGTCCTCGCGCTCCGGCGTGGTCGGCATTCCCGGAGCCGCTGCCTATGCGGCATCCAAGGCGGGGATCCGCAACCATTCCAAGTCGGTCGCGCTCTATTGCGCGCAGCAGGGCTGGCAGATCCGCTGCAACTCGGTCCAGCCGGCCGCCGTCATGACCCCCATGTGGGAGGCACTGCTCGGCGACGGCCCGGGCCTGGAAGAGCGCAAGGCCGCGATGGTCAAGGACACGCCGCTAAAGCGCTTCGGCACGGTCGAGGAGGTGGCCGCCCTGTGCGTCTACCTCGCCTCGCCCGAAAGCGCCTACATGACCGGCGCCGAACTCACGCTTGACGGAGGGTTGCTTGCCGGCAGCGCTGCCTCGCCGGGAGACTAG